The following proteins come from a genomic window of Trifolium pratense cultivar HEN17-A07 linkage group LG4, ARS_RC_1.1, whole genome shotgun sequence:
- the LOC123924629 gene encoding CBL-interacting serine/threonine-protein kinase 2-like, giving the protein MENTSKVLMQRYELGRLLGQGTFGKVYYGRSTVTNQSVAIKMIDKDKVIKNYQADSIKREISIMRLVKHPNIIQLFEVMATKSKIYFVIEYAKGGELFKKVSKGKLKEDIAHKYFKQLISAVDYCHSRGVYHRDIKPENILLDENENLKVSDFGLSAFAESKRQDGLLHTTCGTPAYVAPEVIKRKGYDGSKADIWSCGVVLFVLLAGYVPFNDINLMDLYRKISNAEFKCPNWFPRNVRKLLCKMLDPNPDTRICIDNIKQCSWFKYGSNGRQKKQVENNTISSLATNSVAPTHLIEGVSVSDTDTTPTHVTNHSDERDETEKQELVVPVSINAFDIISLSTGFNLCGFFEDSFKKKEARFTSRQPASIIISRMEEIAKRLKMKIKKRAAGLLKLEGVDEGRKGILCIDAEIFEVTPFFHLVEVKKSNGDTLEYQKILNDDIRPALQDIVWVWQGELQEQSQQSEQQ; this is encoded by the coding sequence ATGGAGAATACATCAAAAGTGTTGATGCAAAGATATGAATTAGGAAGATTACTAGGCCAAGGAACATTTGGAAAAGTTTACTATGGAAGAAGTACAGTAACTAACCAAAGTGTAGCTATTAAAATGATTGACAAGGATAaggttataaaaaattatcaagcTGATAGCATAAAAAGGGAAATATCGATCATGAGACTCGTAAAACATCCCAATATCATACAGCTTTTTGAGGTCATGGCTACAAAGAGCAAGATTTACTTTGTTATTGAATATGCTAAAGGTGGCGAGCTTTTCAAGAAAGTATCAAAAGGAAAGCTCAAAGAAGATATTGCACACAAATATTTCAAGCAGTTAATTAGTGCAGTTGATTATTGTCACAGTAGAGGAGTATACCATAGAGACATAAAGCCAGAAAACATTCTATTAGATGAGAATGAAAATCTGAAAGTATCAGATTTTGGTTTAAGTGCTTTTGCTGAATCAAAAAGGCAAGACGGTTTGTTACATACAACTTGTGGAACACCTGCTTATGTTGCTCCGGAAGTCATCAAAAGGAAGGGTTATGATGGTTCCAAAGCTGATATTTGGTCTTGTGGAgttgttctttttgttttgcttGCTGGTTATGTACCTTTTAATGACATCAATTTGATGGACTTGTATAGAAAGATAAGTAATGCAGAGTTTAAGTGTCCTAATTGGTTTCCGAGAAATGTTAGGAAACTATTGTGTAAGATGTTGGATCCAAATCCTGACACTAGGATATGTATAGATAACATTAAACAATGTTCTTGGTTTAAGTATGGATCAAATGGTAGACAGAAAAAACAAGTGGAAAACAATACTATCTCTTCCTTGGCTACAAACTCTGTAGCACCGACACATCTGATTGAAGgtgtgtcggtgtccgacaccgacacgaCACCTACACATGTGACAAATCATTCTGATGAAAGGGATGAAACTGAAAAGCAAGAGTTGGTTGTACCTGTGAGCATAAATGCCTTTGATATTATCTCTCTTTCAACTGGTTTTAATCTATGTGGATTCTTTGAAGACAGTTTTAAGAAAAAGGAAGCTAGGTTTACTTCGAGACAACCCGCATCGATAATTATTTCGAGGATGGAAGAGATTGCTAAGAGACTGAAgatgaaaataaagaaaagggCGGCTGGTTTATTGAAATTAGAGGGAGTTGATGAAGGTAGAAAAGGGATATTGTGTATTGATGCTGAGATTTTTGAGGTTACTCCATTTTTTCATTTGGTTGAAGTGAAAAAATCAAATGGAGATACATTGGAATATCAGAAAATACTGAATGATGACATTAGGCCTGCGCTTCAAGATATTGTTTGGGTTTGGCAAGGTGAATTACAAGAACAATCTCAACAGTCCGAGCAGCAGTAG